In Rhodopirellula sp. P2, the DNA window GGGCAGGTTGATTGATCGGGCACCGCGGCCGGTAGGTTGGGGCGGCGCAGCAAAAACGGTTCGCGAATTCATTCCAACGGAATTTTCGCGAACTGCTTGGGCCGGAGTCATTTCTTGGAAGAAGTGTTTCCCAGGACGGGAGGTACCAAGAACGTGCCATCTTGGGAGGCGGGCGCGGTTCGCGTCGCCACCTCGGCTGACAGGCTTTGGTCTGGCGTGTCGTCCCGAAATCGGTTTTCGACATCCAGCGCACTGGTCATCGGCTCGACACCTGAGGTGTCGAGTTCAGACAATTGTTCCACGAAACCGAGGATGTCCGCGATTTGCGGACCGAAATCGGTTTGCTCTTGTTCCGTTAGCTGAAGGCGAGCCAGTCGAGCCAATTTTTGGATATCGACTGACGCACCGTTGCCAGAACCGGACATCAGGACTTTTTACCGCCGCTGACGTCAAACGGTTTTGTTTTCACGGTTTTGCGTACGACACCGCTGCGAATGCACTGAGTGCAAATCCGCAGTGATTTGTTGGTGCCGTTGGGCAAGGTCACGTGAACTTTTTGCAAGTTGGGGACAAATTTACGGCGTGTGCAACCAGTGATTTTGGTACCGACTCCGCCCAGGTACTTCGCTTTACCCCGGGTTTCAATACGGTTGCCCATTTGGACTTTCTTGCCGCACGCTTCGCATTGTCGTGCCATCTGATTCTCCGCCACCGCTTGCGGTGATTGTCATGTGTGTGGTTTTAAACGCTCAAAATCCCTGATTCCAGGGAGAAGCCCCGCAGGATAGCGGGTGGAACGTTTTATTGAAAGCAGGATTTTCACATCTACCGAGCGTCTTCGGTCCTGAATCATCACATTTTACCTAAATGGCATCAGGGGAACGACCGGCAGATGAGGAGTAACAGGTGCGTTGCGCACCCCGGCGGCGGTTTCTGAGTGGATTTGAGGACGGGTTGGGGACGGACTCGGCAAATGCACCGATGAATTCCTCCGACGACATGATGGATTGCTTTCAACTCACTCGAAAACTTTCGAGGTGATTGATTCGAATTTCGAAACGATTGCTTGGGAATTTCGATGTGCCTTCGGCGGCAGGCAGCGTGTGCGTTGAAAAAGCGATGGACTGCGTTTGTTTCATCGTTCAAGAGCGAGAGAACGGCCCTCCCCAAATGTGGGGGCACAGCTTCTGGTTCTGACGGCATCCATTTTGAATCTTGGTGACACGAAACGGCCCAATTGGATTGGGACTTCAACGGAGAAAGCAATGAAGCTTAGTAAACTAGCTCTGATCGCAGCGGTTGCATGCGGCGTTAACGCCACAAATCTGACCAGCGCTTCAGCAAACGATATTGGATTGGTCTCTTGCACCTCGTCGCTTTGCGATTGTGGTGAGCCCGTGTGTGGTTGCGAGCCTGTTGGCGGATGCAACAACGAAGCGACTTGCGGTTGCGAAACTGTCGGTTGCTTGGGCGACTGCGGCTGCAACACAGGTTGCGACAGCGGCTGCGATTCGCTCTGCGGCGGTGGCCTTGGTAGCTGCTTGCCCGGACTGGGCGACTGCTGCTTGGACGACCCTTACACGCTGTTCGGCGATGTCTGCGGCATCGAAGTGGGCGGATGGGCGTCGATCGGCTACCACACAAAGGCGTTGCCTTTGTTCAACAGCCGTCCCGACAACGTTCAGCTGCACCAAGCATGGTTGTACGCTGAAAAAGCCATCGACACTTCGTGTGGCTTCGACATCGGTGGACGGATCGATTACGTCTACGGTACCGACGGACCCGACACGCAAGCGTTCGGAATCGACAACGGTCACTGGGACAATCAGTGGGACAACGGTGGAGACTACGGTCACGCCATTCCTCAGCTGTACACCGAAATGGGCTACGGCGACCTGTCGGTCAAAGTTGGTAAATTCTTCACGACGATTGGTTACGAAGTTGTTGCCGCTCCTGACAACTTCTTCTACAGCCACGCTTACACGATGTACAACAGCGAGCCTTTCACCCACACCGGTGCATTGGCAACGTACAACGTGTCTGACGACCTGAGCGTGTTCGGTGGATACACCGTGGGTTGGGACAGTGGTTTCGAGGACAACGGCGACAACTACCTCGGTGGTTTCTCGGCCGGTGTGACCGACGACCTCACGTTGACCTACTCCACCACCATTGGTCGATTCAACGAGCGTCAAGGCGTGGCGGGTGGTGCCGAACGAGGATACATGCACTCGATCGTTGCTGATTACGCTGTCAGCAACAACTTGCAGTACATCTTCCAGTCGGACGTGCTGGACAGTGAAGATGCTGTTGGTGCAACCGTTCGTGACACGTTCGGCATCAACCAGTACTTGATCTACAACATCAATGACTGCTTGTCCTTGGGTGGCCGCTTCGAGTGGTACCAAAGCGAAGGTGTGTTCAACGATGGTGCCAACGTCGACAGCGACGTGTACGCTCTGACGACTGGTATCAACTACCGTCCTCACTCGAACGTCTTGATTCGTCCCGAAGTTCGTTGGGACTGGGTCGATGGCGACTACACCGGGATCTTGGAAAACAATGACGACGATCAAACCACCTTCGGTTTCGATACGATCTTCATGTTCTAAGCTGCCCCGAACGACGATTTCGTGAGACCCAAGAGGCCGGTTCACCGCAGAAATGCGATGGGCCGGCTTTTTTTCGTTTCCGCTCAAGATTTCAGCGGTCCCGGTCGAAGGCTGGAAACTCGCCGGACCAACCGCCTAACCCGCAAAGTTTAACGCTGGTCCGGATTTTCCGGTGTTTTGGGCTGGGGTTTCTATGGCGTTGGTCTCAATTGCATCGCGCCGCGGGGACGATACCTCCCAACAAGGAATCGCCTCTACTTGGCGGTCGACACGGTTGACTGGTTTGCTGCCATGGAAGGCGGCAGTCACTGTGGACGCGGCGAATCCATTTGAAATCGATCAGGGACGAGCAAGATGAAATCGAAACGAGCTGCTTTGTGGTTGGCCCTCGGTGGCTTGGTTGGATTGGGAAGCCTCAATGGCGTTTCTGCCGCCGACCGATTCGTGGCCGACGCAAGTTACCAAGGCGGAATGCCCACCAGCCAGACGGAAGTTCTCCCGGTGGGACACTTTGACGCCAGCTGTGATGAATCGTGCGACACGTTTCCTGCAATGGAATGTGGCTGCGGTGAGTTGGCCTGCGACGGTGGTTGCGGCGACATGAGCTGTGGCGACATGGGAGGCGGCCTGTTCGATGACGGCGGATGCGGGTTGCTGGAATGCAACCTCGGCGATCCGTTCACACTCTTCGGTGAAGCCTGTGGCTACTCCGTCGGTGGTTGGGTTCAAATGGGGTACCACGACAAAGCATTGCCTTTGTTCAACAATCGCCCCGACGAATACAACCTGCACCAAGCCTGGTTCTACGCCGAGAAGGCCATCGACACGTCGAATGGTTTCGACTTCGGTGGACGCATCGATTACGTCTACGGCATCGATGCTCAAGACACCCAGGCGTTTGGCATCGACAACGGCCACTGGGACACCGGTTGGGATCACGGGCAGTACGGCAGTGCACTGCCACAGGTCTACGGTGAAGTTGGCTACGGCGACCTGTCGGTGAAATTCGGACACTTCTTCACGATCATTGGTTACGAAGTCGTTGCCGCTCCTGACAACTTTTTCTACAGCCATGCGTACACGATGGTGAACAGCGAGCCCTTCACCCACACCGGTGCTTTGGCGACCTACAACGCTGGCGATGACCTGACCTTGTATGGTGGCTACACCATGGGTTGGGACAGCGGATTCGAAGACAACGGCGACTCGTTCTTGGGCGGTGCTTCGCTGGCCATGAGTGACGATGTCACCGTCACCTACGCAACCGTTGTGGGGCGTTTCGGTGACCAGCCCGGTGGGACCACTTCGCAAGGCTACATGCACTCGATCGTCACCGACATCTCGCTGACCGATCAATTGCAATACGTTTTGCAGTCGGACTACATGGACGCCGAAGACGGCAACGGTGGGAACTTCAAAGAGACCTACGGCCTGAACAACTACCTGATCTACACGGTCAGCGATTGCTTGGCCTTGGGCAGTCGTTTCGAGTGGTACGACGCGGACGCAGGTGTCTACAACGGCAATGTCGATGTCTACGCCATGACCTTGGGTGCCAACGTCAAACCGCACGCCAATGTCTTGATCCGCCCCGAAGTTCGCTGGGATTGGGTCGACGGGGACAATGTGACGGGCATCTTGGAAAACGACCAAGACGACCAGACCACCTTTGGCATCGACACGATCTTCTTGTTCTAAGAACAGATGATCCGGAAGCAGCATTCGATCTCGCCGGCTCGCTCTTTTGCCGGCGAGATCACTGTCATTGCAAACAATTGATCGTCGAGATCAGACCGTGACTTCGACACTCAGATCGCTCCCACCAGAATATCTCTGGCGAATGGGGGCGATGATCGTTTCCATGAACTCGTCGACTTGTTGGGGAGCTCGCCCCACGTAAGCGTGTGGGTCGATCGCGGCTTCCAAGTCGATTCCGGCGAAGTTTTCGTCGCCTTTGAGACGTTCCAGCAGGTCGTTGTCGCCAGCGTTCTGTTTGACTTCGAGCGCCGCCGCTTGACTGTGCACGCGAATTTGTTCGTGCAAATCTTGACGGTCACCGCCCGCGGCCACCGCTTGCATCAAGATGTTCTCGGTCGCCATGAACGGGAGTTCGGCGCCCAAGTTTTTCGCGATCGTGGCCGGGTAGACAACCATCCCGTCGGCCACATTTTGCATCAGCACGAGTGCTGCATCGATTGCCAGGAAGGCTTGTGGGATGACCAGGCGACGGTTGGCGCTGTCGTCCAGGGTGCGTTCCATCCACTGCGTCGCGGCGGTCATCGCGGGACTGCTTTGCAGGCTCATGACGAACCGACCGAGCGCACAGATCCGCTCGCTCCGCATTGGGTTGCGTTTGTAGGCCATCGCCGAGCTGCCGATTTGATTCTTCTCAAATGGCTCTTCGACTTCTTTGCGACCGGCGAGCAAGCGGATGTCGGTGGCAATTTTGTGCAGGCTCTGGCCGATGCCGGACAGGGCGTCGAGCAATTGAGCGTCGACTTTGCGGGGGTAGGTTTGCCCGGTGACGGCGTAGACGGAATCGAACGAGAGTTTTTCAGCGATTCGTTTTTCGAGGGACCGGACTTTGTCGTGGTCGCCGGAAAACAGTTCCAAGAAGCTCGCTTGAGTTCCCGTCGTGCCCTTGGCCGAACGTGCTCGCAATGTTTCGAGTCGATGTTCAACCGCTTCGAGGTCCAGCACCAAGTCGTAGATCCACAGACAAGCTCGTTTGCCGACGGTGGTCGGTTGGGCTGGTTGAAAGTGGGTGAAGGCGAGGCAGGGCAGGTCGCGGTGCTGGGCGGCGAACTGGGCCATCTGGTCGATTGTGGCTGCCAAGCGTTTGGCCGTCAGTTGCAGGGCTTCGCGAATCAGCAGCAGGTCCGCGTTGTCGGTCACGAAACAGCTGGTCGCACCGAGGTGAATGATCCCGCGGGCATCCGGGCACTGATCACCATAGGCGTGGACGTGAGCCATCACATCGTGGCGCAGTTTTCGCTCGTATTTGGCAGCTTCGTCCAAATTCAATTTTGTTTCGAACGCTTTCAGCTGTTCGATTTGGGCGTCGGTGATCGCGATTCCGAGTTCCTGTTCGGCCTCTGCCAGGGCGATCCAGACCTTTCGCCAGGATGCAAACCGCCGCTGCGGTCCCCAGTGAAACGCCATTTCTCGTGACGCGTAACGCTCAATCAGGGGGTTTTGGTACGGTGTTTCCTGCGTTTCGGTCATTTTGGTCTCTTGCAAGGGCACAAATCAGGCGATGGATGGTGACATCGGCATTTCGGCCCGAAATGGAAGGGTTTACGATATCGGCCGGCTGAGCCAGTCTCGCAGAGACGCGGGCTCGGATGGTTCCGACGATTTCAGACGGATCTTGAATGAATTTTCAACGGGTGCAAGTGGCGGACAAACGAGTGATCAATCTCACACGAACATATTTTTGCAACTTCGACGGTCGACCACGGGCTCGCCGCGTCGCGATGCTCCATGCAATGACAGCCGTTCTGGCGGTGTGTTTGTCTGGATCGCAGGCGCTCGCTCAAGACGCCGCGCCTGCAAAAGCCGCCGGGGCAGGGCAGGGTGCCGCGAAGCCTGTCTTGATGACGGCATTGAAATTACTGCCTGACACGGCCGCTGGCGTGGTTCGGATTCCCGATCTCACCGTGCTGTGCGATTCGTGGCAGCAAACAACGTTGTCGGGCATCACCGATGACCCGGCGATGAAGCCGCTGATCGATGCCAATTTTGGCAGCCAAGGCGCTGTGTGGGAAAAATTGGGCGACAAGGTTGGAGTGCGACCCAAAGAGTTGTACGAGATTGCGACCGGAGAAGTGATCGCGGTGTGGTTGCCCTTTGAAAATGACAACCGCCGTCCTTCCTCGGTTTGCGTCGTTGCTGACATCCGAGGGAAGCACGAGGCAGCGGAAGCCGTCTTGGAGCGAGTGGACCAAGATCTGAAGGCTGACGGCGCGACTCGCGCCGATGTCACTCACGCCGGCGAAACCGTTCGTGTGTACAGTCCGAAGACTCGCCCGGGGCAGCTCAAGATCGAACAGGTGGTGGTTTCGCTCACTCAAGATCGTGTGATCGCGTCGGATCGCGATTCGGTGGTGTTTGGAATCTTGGACGCGATTGCAAACGAGGGCCGCGAAGATTCCTTGGACAAGGCACCGTTGTTGCGAACCGTTTGGAAGCAGGCTCTCTCTCGCAGCGAAATCGAAACGGAAGGCTCGCAAGTCGAATGGTTCGTCAAACCGCTGACGATGGGCCGGATCATTCGCGACGTGGCCAAAGTTGACCGCGGCAACAAAGTTCGTATTTTGAATTTGCTGGAAAACCAAGGCTTCGACGCCGTGCAAGCTGCTGGCGGAATCGCCGTCGTGGGGCAGGGCAAGTTTGATTTGCTGCACCGAGGTTATGTGCACGCTCCTCCCGTCACCGAAGAACCCAGTCGCTACCGTTTGGCTGCTCGGATCTTGCAGTTCCCCAACACCCCGCTGGACGAGATCCCGGCTTGGGTTCCTGCCAACACGGCCAGCCTGACACGGGTGAACTGGAAAATCGAAGAAGCGTTTTGGGCGCTCGAGACCTTGGTCGACGAAGCCTTCGACAATGAGATCTTTCGGCCCAGCATCGAGGGGATCCGTGACGACGAAGAAGGGCCGCAGATCGACATCGAAAAGAACGTGTTGCCAAATCTCTCGGAACACCTGTTGTTGTTGACCGACAACACACTGCCCGCGACGGTGGATTCGGAACGCGTGTTGGTCGCGATCGGAGTTCGCAATGCCGATGCGATTGGAACGGCAGTCCGCAAAGCGATGGAAGTCGAACCAGATGTGTTCAAGGTCGACACGGTTCCTGGTGTCGAGATTTGGCAGGTCAAGCACGGCAGCGGTGATGACGAACTGGATGACGAGTTCTTTGATGATCTCGGCTTCGAGGAGGAAATCGATGAAGAGCAAACACCACTCTTGAACACGTGGGCCATTGCGATGGTGCCCGCTGGCAAGGGTTCCGAGAAGGCGCACCTGGTCTTCAGCAGCCATGTCGAATGGTTGGTCGACGTGGCGAAGCGAATGCAAACGGGGGAAGGCGAGAAGTTAGCCGACTTGGAGGAGGTCAAAGACCTGCTGAAGCTGACCAGCGAGATGGGAGCTGGCAAAGTGGCTTTCCAACGCGTCGTGCGGCTGCGTCAATCGCTGCGAGCAAAGTACGAACTGCAACGCCAAGGCGAATTGAAAAACAGCGATTCGGTCATGGCTTCGTTGGTTCGGCGGATGTTCGAAGGCGATGAGCCTGAAGCTGAAGAACCCATCGAGCGTCTCAACGTGAGCAAATGGCCTGCGTTCAGTGAGGTCGAGAAGTACTTCCGCAACGCGTTCGGTTTCGTTGAAACCACCGAAACCGGTTGGAACCTCAACGGATTCCTGTTGAAGTAGGGAACACCTGCGGGGTGCGAGAGTAGAACAGTTGTCCTCAACTGTTCCGTCGGGCAGGCTTCACGGCCAAGCCTCATCGCATCCAAGCCCATTTCATCCGCTGGCGTCGTGCTGTTCAACGATGCGGGAATGCCCACGACGGCCCCATCCGGGGCGACCTGTTGTTCTTTTGACTCGGTCTCGGGGCTTCCGCCCCGAGCTAAGGACGGCGGCCCCTGCCGGGGCGATGTGACGTGATTGCGATGTCAGGCGGGGTGATCGCAAATTGCAAGCTGGACATTGCAAATTGGCAATTGCAGGTCGGTGAAATCACGCGACTTGCCGGGCCGGAAACACTTTGCAATTTGCAGGGATCCATTTGCACTTTGCAATCCACTCACCGAATCCTCAACCGGGGCCATGTCGGTGAATTGCGACCGCGTTGAAATGCCCCGCGTTGAAATGCACAGCACCAGAGTAGAACAGTTGTCCTCAACTGTTTCGTCGGGCAGGCTTCACGGCCAAGCCTCGTCGCAACCAAGTCCACTTCATCCGCTGGTGTCACGCTGTTCAACGATGCGGGAATGCCCACGACGGCCCCATCCGGGGCGACCTGTTGTTCTTTTCGACTCGGTCTCGGGGCTTCCGCCCCGAGCTAAGGACGGCGGCCCCTGCCGGGGCGAGGTGGCGTGATTGCGATGTCAGACGGGGCGATCGAAAATTGCAAACTGGACATTGCAAATTGGCAATTGCAGGTCGGTGAAATCACGCGACTTGCCGGGCCGGAAACACTTTGCAATTTGCAGGGATCCATTTGCACTTTGCCATCCACTCACCGAATCCTCAACCGGGGCCATGTCGGTGAACTGCGACCGCGCTGAAATGCCCGGCGTTGAAATGCACAGCACCAGAGTAGAACAGTTGTCCTCAACTGTTCCGTCGGGCAGGCTTCACGGCCAAGCCTCGTCGCATCCAAGTCCACTTCATCCGCTGGCGTCGTGCTGTTCAACCATGCGGGAATGCCCACGACGGCCCCATCCGGGGCGACCTGTTGTTCTTTTCGACTCGGTTTCGGGGCTTCCGCCCCGAGCTAAGGACGGCGGCCCCTGCCGGGGCGATGTGACGTGATTGCGATGTCAGACGGGGCGATCGCAAATTGCAAACTGGACATTGCAAATTGGCAATTGCAGGTCGGTGAAATCACGCGACTTGCCGGGCCGGAAACACTTTGCAATTTGCAGGGATCCATTTGCACTTTGCCATCCACTCACCGAATCCTCAACCGGGGCCATGTCGGTGAACTGCGACCGCGCTGAAATGCCCGGCGTTGAAATGCACAGCACCAGAGTAGAACAGTTGTCCTCAACTGTTCCGTCGGGCAGGCTTCACGGCCAAGCCTCGTCGCATCCAAGTCCACTTCATCCGCTGGCGTCGTGCTGTTCAACCATGCGGGAATGCCCACGACGGCCCCATCCGGGGCGACCTGTTGTTCTTTTCGACTCGGTTTCGGGGCTTCCGCCCCGAGCTAAGGACGGCGGCCCATTCAGGGGCGAGGTGGCGTGATTGCGATGTCAGACGGGGCGATTGCGGGATCGGCGATTTCGTTTTCGGCGAACCCTTTGGCTCTCAGCAAACACGCGTCGCACTGACCGCAGGGGCGCATTTCGACGCTGCTGCCTTGCGGGTCGTAACAGGACAGCGTTTGCGAGTAGTCCACGCCGAGTTCGATTCCACGCTGGATGATTTCGGCCTTGGTCCAGTGCAGCAGCGGCGTGTGAATCGTGAGCGAGTGTTCGTCTTCCACCCCGGCTTTGGTGGCCAAGCGTGCCATCGTTTGAAACGCGTCGATGAATTCCGGACGGCAATCCGGGTAGCCGCTGTAGTCGAGAGCGTTGACGCCGATGAAGATGTCTCGCGAACCGAGCGTTTCGGCAACCGCCAGCGCGTAGGACAAAAAGATCGTGTTGCGAGCCGGGACATACGTCACCGGAATGTCGCCTGTGATCTTGTCGACATGATCGGATTTGGGGACAGCGATGGACGAGTCCACCAGGGCGGATCCACCGAGCTGAGCGAGGTCGATGTCGATCACGCGGTGAGACGCGACGCTCATCAAACTGGCTTGCTTTGCCGCGCGGTCCAGTTCGCCGTCATGACGTTGGCCGTAGCGGAAACTGATCGCGTGGACTTCGAATCCTTGGTCGCGAGCAATGGCGACGCACGTGGCGCTGTCCAGTCCACCGGACAGCAGCACCACGGCGCGTTCTGCATTCGCTGGGGCGGATTCGTCTTTGGGTTGCGAGGTTGAGTTCATGAGTCGCCCTTCCAAAGTTTGCGTCCGATCGAGGGGGTGTAGTTCGTCCAGTTTCCATCCGCAGCGATGTCGGCATCGATGATCGAGGAATACGAGGCGAGCTTGGCATCCAGGTTATCGATGTGGTGCAGGGCGACGGCTTCGAGTGTGACTGGAATCTTGGGGCTGCCGTATTCCAGCACGCCGTGATGACTGACGATCAAGTGTTCCAGTTGGTGTCGCAGACCGGTGGAAAACTTTTGTCCGGTGGTGGCTTCGGTTTCGGCAATTTTTTCGCCCAGACGCTGAACGCCGATGACGATGTGGCCGACGAATTGGCCGCGGTCGGTGTAGCTGATTTCGCCGCCGGCCCGCAGTTCATCGATCTTCCCCAGGTCGTGCAGGAAGGCGCCCATCAACAACAGGTCCGTGTCGACCTTGGCGTAACGCGGTGAAATCAGTCGGACCAGTTCCATCATGTTGACGGTGTGTTCGAGCAGTCCGCCGGGGTAAGCGTGGTGGTTGGAAACCGCTGCCGCGGCCTGGCGAAACGATTGAACGAACGAATCGTCGTTCAGGTAGGACTGAGCCAGGGCGTGCAGAGCGGGTTGTGAGATCGTCGCCAGCAATTCTCGCAGGCGATCGAAATTGCTGTCCGCTTGGTTGGCGTCGAAGCGGTCAAAGTCACTTTGGTCGACTTCCGCTGGGTCCATGCGTTGGATCTCAGCGAGGATCACTTGCAGGGAACCGTTGTGGACCTGTGTTCGACCGCTGCAATGGATGTAGTCGCCGCGATCGAACGTATCGAAGGTGGTTTCGTCCGCGTTCCACATCATTCCGACGATCGTGCCGGATCGATCGGACAGTTTCAGCAAGATGTATTTGCCGCCCTGACGATTGACTCGCAGTTGTTTGTCGGCAGCTTGGAACGGCTGGGCCAACGTCATTCCGTCGGTCAGATCTTGGATAGCGGTTCGTGACACGGGCTCGTCGCGGGTAGAAGGCGAATAGATGTTCGGAGCAGGGCAGGGCGGTATTCAGCGGCCAATCGTATCAAGACCCGGCATGGATTCCATGGGGACAGATTTCTGCGGGGAGAGTTGTTGCACGATGTGCCAGTGTTTACCCTGCAAGGTCGGATTCTGCTCGACGGGGTGGTCGTGTCGACATTTGGGTCGGCAAAACGCTCCGGGGCGAGTGGGATTCATCGGATTTCCATCGCAACCCGGCATGTCATGACTGATTCCTCGTCCGAACCCGATTCACCGCCTGAGTTTCTGGATCCGCCAGAATCCGCGGACGAATTGGGCCGACTGGGCCCTTATCGGGTGATTGAGTTGTTGGGCAGCGGCGGCATGGGGCATGTCTACCGAGCGCAGGACACGCGGTTGCAACGCACCGTGGCGCTCAAGGTGATGAACCAGCGGTTCGCGAAATCGCCGAACAGTCGCAAGCGGATCGTCGAAGAAGCCCGCTCGATGGCCGCCGTTCACCACGACAATGTCGCGACCTTGTTCGAAGTGGGCCAACGCAATGGCACGCCGTTCCTGGCAATGGAATTGCTGCAGGGAGCAACGCTGGAACAGCTGCTGCAATCCGGGCGTCGATTCACATCGGAAGAGATCATCTCGATCGCCGATCAAGTCGCCTTGGGGCTGGAAGCGGCTCATGACCGAGGGATCATTCACCGGGATATCAAACCCGCGAATTTGTGGATTCAGTCACCCAGCGAACGGGTCAAAATTCTGGATTTCGGATTGGCGGTCGCCGGATCGGCGGTGCAAGGGTTGGCCAGAGGCGACAGCGTCGTCGGGACGCCGGGATACCTGTCGCCCGAACAGGCACGCAACGAAACGGTCGATGAACGCACCGACCTCTATTCGCTCGGCGTGGTGCTGTATGAAATGTTTGCTGGCAAAGTGCCGTTGCTGGCGCCCAACACACCGACTCAGCTCGTCAACATTCTGTGCCGTGAACCGTTGCCGCTTTCGCAGCGACAGCGTGATGGTGTTCGGGTGGACGTGCCCGAGCCGCTTGAGCGACTGATCATGAGGCTGTTGTCCAAGGAACCCGGGCAGCGATACGAGACCGCGGGCCATTTTCGCAAGGCGTTGCGGGCCGTTTCCGAAGAGATACAACACGCTCAACGGGCCGAATTGGCAATCCAAATCGACCCGGGTGCCGGTGCATCCAGTGGGGTGTCTGCCGCCGGCGATTCCAGTTCGAATGCCACGGTCAAGTCGGTGGGGGGGCACTCCAAGTGGCTGTTCGTGGCTGGCGGTCTGGCGGCCCTGGCGTTGATTGGCGGTGGCGTGTGGTGGACGCTTCGCGATGCATCGCCGGAGAAACCGACGGCGGTGGCGTCGGCTGCGGAAAAGGCTCCTGCTGTGTTGGCCGCTGGGTTGGGAGCGTTGCAATTGACGGGCAAGGTGATTTCCGACCCCGAAGTACCGGTGGGGCAGATGGCTCGGTTCCGGCTTCAGTTGACCAACCAAGCCGAGTCGCCCGAGACCGATCCGCGAGTCTGGTATTCGCAAGCCGGCCAGGTCGCACGCATCACGACCTATCTGCAACAGGAAGGCCAGCTCAAACGCAAGGCTCCCGCGTTCCCGCGATCTTTCTCGCCGAGGCAGTTGCCGGCACCTGGCGAGACGCAGTCGATCGAGATTCAGTTTTTGACCACTAACATGGCTCAGGAACGATTTGACGTGATCTTTGAATTGCAATCGCCTGCGGGTGCTAGTGTGGATTCGCTGGCCTCTCAATTTGAAGTCGTCGAGAATTTGCGATCCGGAGACCTGTTGGGGTTCCGCACGATTCGCACTCGAGCAGGAAAGGGAGCCGACACGTTTGTGCGTCGCGGCAGCACCGAAGACTTTGGCAAACAACCCGCTCTGGTTGTGCATCGTGCCGGCGAAAAGCAAGGCAAT includes these proteins:
- a CDS encoding membrane or secreted protein — protein: MNFQRVQVADKRVINLTRTYFCNFDGRPRARRVAMLHAMTAVLAVCLSGSQALAQDAAPAKAAGAGQGAAKPVLMTALKLLPDTAAGVVRIPDLTVLCDSWQQTTLSGITDDPAMKPLIDANFGSQGAVWEKLGDKVGVRPKELYEIATGEVIAVWLPFENDNRRPSSVCVVADIRGKHEAAEAVLERVDQDLKADGATRADVTHAGETVRVYSPKTRPGQLKIEQVVVSLTQDRVIASDRDSVVFGILDAIANEGREDSLDKAPLLRTVWKQALSRSEIETEGSQVEWFVKPLTMGRIIRDVAKVDRGNKVRILNLLENQGFDAVQAAGGIAVVGQGKFDLLHRGYVHAPPVTEEPSRYRLAARILQFPNTPLDEIPAWVPANTASLTRVNWKIEEAFWALETLVDEAFDNEIFRPSIEGIRDDEEGPQIDIEKNVLPNLSEHLLLLTDNTLPATVDSERVLVAIGVRNADAIGTAVRKAMEVEPDVFKVDTVPGVEIWQVKHGSGDDELDDEFFDDLGFEEEIDEEQTPLLNTWAIAMVPAGKGSEKAHLVFSSHVEWLVDVAKRMQTGEGEKLADLEEVKDLLKLTSEMGAGKVAFQRVVRLRQSLRAKYELQRQGELKNSDSVMASLVRRMFEGDEPEAEEPIERLNVSKWPAFSEVEKYFRNAFGFVETTETGWNLNGFLLK
- a CDS encoding porin, coding for MKSKRAALWLALGGLVGLGSLNGVSAADRFVADASYQGGMPTSQTEVLPVGHFDASCDESCDTFPAMECGCGELACDGGCGDMSCGDMGGGLFDDGGCGLLECNLGDPFTLFGEACGYSVGGWVQMGYHDKALPLFNNRPDEYNLHQAWFYAEKAIDTSNGFDFGGRIDYVYGIDAQDTQAFGIDNGHWDTGWDHGQYGSALPQVYGEVGYGDLSVKFGHFFTIIGYEVVAAPDNFFYSHAYTMVNSEPFTHTGALATYNAGDDLTLYGGYTMGWDSGFEDNGDSFLGGASLAMSDDVTVTYATVVGRFGDQPGGTTSQGYMHSIVTDISLTDQLQYVLQSDYMDAEDGNGGNFKETYGLNNYLIYTVSDCLALGSRFEWYDADAGVYNGNVDVYAMTLGANVKPHANVLIRPEVRWDWVDGDNVTGILENDQDDQTTFGIDTIFLF
- the purB gene encoding adenylosuccinate lyase, whose protein sequence is MTETQETPYQNPLIERYASREMAFHWGPQRRFASWRKVWIALAEAEQELGIAITDAQIEQLKAFETKLNLDEAAKYERKLRHDVMAHVHAYGDQCPDARGIIHLGATSCFVTDNADLLLIREALQLTAKRLAATIDQMAQFAAQHRDLPCLAFTHFQPAQPTTVGKRACLWIYDLVLDLEAVEHRLETLRARSAKGTTGTQASFLELFSGDHDKVRSLEKRIAEKLSFDSVYAVTGQTYPRKVDAQLLDALSGIGQSLHKIATDIRLLAGRKEVEEPFEKNQIGSSAMAYKRNPMRSERICALGRFVMSLQSSPAMTAATQWMERTLDDSANRRLVIPQAFLAIDAALVLMQNVADGMVVYPATIAKNLGAELPFMATENILMQAVAAGGDRQDLHEQIRVHSQAAALEVKQNAGDNDLLERLKGDENFAGIDLEAAIDPHAYVGRAPQQVDEFMETIIAPIRQRYSGGSDLSVEVTV
- the gatC gene encoding Asp-tRNA(Asn)/Glu-tRNA(Gln) amidotransferase subunit GatC, with the protein product MSGSGNGASVDIQKLARLARLQLTEQEQTDFGPQIADILGFVEQLSELDTSGVEPMTSALDVENRFRDDTPDQSLSAEVATRTAPASQDGTFLVPPVLGNTSSKK
- the queC gene encoding 7-cyano-7-deazaguanine synthase QueC, with the protein product MNSTSQPKDESAPANAERAVVLLSGGLDSATCVAIARDQGFEVHAISFRYGQRHDGELDRAAKQASLMSVASHRVIDIDLAQLGGSALVDSSIAVPKSDHVDKITGDIPVTYVPARNTIFLSYALAVAETLGSRDIFIGVNALDYSGYPDCRPEFIDAFQTMARLATKAGVEDEHSLTIHTPLLHWTKAEIIQRGIELGVDYSQTLSCYDPQGSSVEMRPCGQCDACLLRAKGFAENEIADPAIAPSDIAITPPRP
- the rpmB gene encoding 50S ribosomal protein L28 yields the protein MARQCEACGKKVQMGNRIETRGKAKYLGGVGTKITGCTRRKFVPNLQKVHVTLPNGTNKSLRICTQCIRSGVVRKTVKTKPFDVSGGKKS
- a CDS encoding porin; its protein translation is MCGCEPVGGCNNEATCGCETVGCLGDCGCNTGCDSGCDSLCGGGLGSCLPGLGDCCLDDPYTLFGDVCGIEVGGWASIGYHTKALPLFNSRPDNVQLHQAWLYAEKAIDTSCGFDIGGRIDYVYGTDGPDTQAFGIDNGHWDNQWDNGGDYGHAIPQLYTEMGYGDLSVKVGKFFTTIGYEVVAAPDNFFYSHAYTMYNSEPFTHTGALATYNVSDDLSVFGGYTVGWDSGFEDNGDNYLGGFSAGVTDDLTLTYSTTIGRFNERQGVAGGAERGYMHSIVADYAVSNNLQYIFQSDVLDSEDAVGATVRDTFGINQYLIYNINDCLSLGGRFEWYQSEGVFNDGANVDSDVYALTTGINYRPHSNVLIRPEVRWDWVDGDYTGILENNDDDQTTFGFDTIFMF